The genomic interval GTCGGGCATCCCTGGGCATATTGGAAGGGAGGGCTGGCTTATTGGCTGGCAGGATTAGAGGAGCTAAAAATGTGGGAGGAGAGGGCTGAGGATGGATAAGAGCCAAAGACAAAGTGAGGTAGACGTGTCAGTGGGAGGGGCGGGTCTAGGTCATGTCTGGAGAGGCAGGTGATGCAGGGCAAGCTCAGTCCTGCTCAGTTATGGGCTCTTCACCTAAAGCCTTGCACAGTCTTCCCAGTGTCTAAAACAGTCAGAAACAGGGCCGCCTGTGACCATATTTAATTTCTATACCAAAGGTTTACTAGTTTTGGCTTCAGCAGCATCAGCCTCTTCACTATTTTTATAATACTTCAAGGAGACTCCTACCCTAGGGCCTTTGCACATATGGCCCCTTTCTGTCTAGGATGATGTTTGTTTTGTGAACTTTCTAATGAGATATAAATATGCCAGATAGGGCACTAATAGCAGACCTACAGTACCATTCCACCAGAGTTCGGCTTCGCCTTACTTAACAGTGTGGGTAACCCCCAAACAGCCAGACCTCAAACTCACCTCACCATGAACAGCAATTTCTCCGTAGCTACAAAGATAGAGTCCTCCCTTCAGCTGGTATTCCACACACCACCATGAGACCATGTGCAGCTCGGGTAGGTGTAGGACAGAGTGATGGGACTCTCAGGTGAGGGTCTAATGACCCTCCCCAGTCCCTTCTTTATGAGGGACTGTCACAAGGCCTGATTTTTGAGAATCTCTTGCAAAGAAGTAGTCATGGATGCTTTGGTGGCAGTGACAATGGCTGCTAGGCTGGGAGGACAAGCCTTTATCTTTTCTGATTGTTGCTCAGATGCCCAGCATGACCCCTGTCAAGTCTGGCTTGGTAAAGGGCTTTGGGGTGAACCATCAGGGCTTTTCCTTCATCAGTTACCTAACTCCCATTGTACAGATGAGGGAACTGAGGGAAACCTGTCCAGGGTCTGCACCCACTGATGCATGGAAACCAGAACCTGTTGCCTGTGTGGGGTGTCTGTCTTTGGAGTTTATCAACCTCTGTTCTGCAGAGTGGGGATCTGGCAGTGTTTGAGCCTCAAGTGTTCCCAAGCATCCCATGTCCTTAGGTGACCGCTTTGTCTCCGTTTCCTCAGGATGTATTTCTGAGCCTGTTGTGGTTCCTGATGGCCCTCGAAGCGAGTCTGTGGAAGGAAGCCCTTTCCGTCCTTCACACTCCTCCTCGGCGGTGTTCGATGAAGACAAGCCGATAGCCAGCAGCGGGACTTACAACTTAGACTTTGACAGCATCGAGCTAGTGGATAACTTTCAGAGCTTGGAGCCATGCTCTGCAGACTATAAGGGTCAGGAGTGTAAAGTGAGCACACGGAGGAAATCCACCGAGTCCGTGCCACCCTCCAAGTCCACGCTGTCCCGCTCGCTCAGCCTGCAAGCCAGCGACTTTGACGGTGCTTCTTGCCCCGGCAGCCCTGAAGCTGGGACCCTTGCTACAGATGCATGTGGCACAGGATCCAACAGTGCTTCCAGCACCCTTAAGCGAACTAAAAAAACACGGCCACcttcattaaaaaagaaacaagccaCCAAGAAACCCACAGAAACCCCCCCAGTGAAGGAGACCCAACAGGAGCCAGATGAAGAGAGTCCAGTTCCCAGTGAGGAACACTTAGCACCAGAGACAAAGACGGAGTCAGCCACACCTGAGGGCACTGGTTGCACATTGTCAGAAGAGAGTCCGCTGGAGTCCACTGCAGTGCCCACAGCCACCTGTCCTCTGActttggagagtacagaagacgTTAGCCCTCCAGTTTCTGGAGGTGGCAGAGTGCAGAACTCACCCCCTGTGGGGAGAAAATCAGTGCCTCTTACCACAGCCTCTGAGGCAGTGGAGGTGACCCTGTCGGATAGTGGGGGGCAAGAGGACTTGCCTGCCAAAGGGCTGTCGGTGAGGCTGGAATTTGACTATTCTGAGGACAAGGGAAGTTGGGAGAGTCAGCAGGAAAACGCCCCTCCCACCAAAAAGATAGGCAAGAAGCCAGTTGCCAAAATGCCCCTAAGGAGGCCAAAGATGAAAAAGACCCCCGAGAAACTTGACaacactcctgcctcaccgccAAGGTCCCCTACTGAACCCAGTGACACTCCGATTGCTAAAGGTACCTACACCTTTGATATAGACAAGTGGGATGACCCCAATTTTAATCCATTTTCCTCCACCTCAAAAATGCAAGAGTCTCCCAAACTGTCCCAACAATCATACAACTTTGACCCTGACGCCTGTGAAGAGTCCCTTGACCCCTTTAAGGCATCCTCTAAGACCCCAAGCTCACCTTCTAAGTCCCCAGCCTCTTTCGAGATCCCAGCCAGCACCATTGAAGCAGACGGGGATGGGTTGAATAAACCTGCCAAGAAGAAGAAGACTCCCCTGAAGACGTAAGTTGAAGGAGGGAGGCGGTAAGGGCTGTGAGTGGGTGTGCGTTCCTGTGACTTTTAGTCCTATGCCTGAGAATCCCCAGCTGCCCTTGTCCTGCCCTCTGTTGCTGTGGTGACACCATCTTTGTGGccgtttctctttctctccacagcCTCAGTGGTTTTATCTTCCCATCCTGGAATCCACAGAGcccttgatattttttttttttttttttttttttttttttttttttttttttttttttacctcaataAGTCAGTGTCTTGAAGTTTTATGTTTACCCCCTGATGACCTTTCAACTCCTGGGGAGTATGGGAAGTTCCAGAGAAAAGGAGCAGACATGAGAGACCTGGCCACCTTTCTTTGGGGGGGCTGAACTTTTCCCTGGTTAGCATATGCAATGCCTCTGGATAAACTGGGATATACACCCTGCAAAATAATGTTAAATGTCCAGAAGTTGTCTCTACCTGCTAATGTGACTTTAACTCAGGGACATCATATGGTCCCAGGCTGCAGGAAGCCCTGGATGGAAAGCTGCTTCTTGCCCTCTGATAAGCCTGCAAGGAACAGACTCTTTAACTGGGcacggtggtgcatgcctttaatcccagcacttggagggcagaggtgagaaggagaggggaaaggaagggaaagggacaAAGAAACAGACTCTTTGCTGCCCACCTTCTCTCTAGTCATCTTTTCCAAACAAGACTTGAAAGTTGTTCTAAGACCAGAAGAGATTAGTGCAACCTAAATGGGGGAAGCAGACCTACCTACATTCTATAGGAAGAATGGCTTTTGTCCATAAACACTTGTCCGAGACATTTCCCCTAGATGTGTGGGTGCCCTGGCACTCATCCTGGGGAGCCCAGCTTTGTTGGCCATAGGTCCATTACTGAGGACCATGTGCAGGCTTGCTATAGACATTCTAGCTCTCGTGGGAAGCATCAACTGTAATTTAATCAGGTGGAAGAGACGTCCCCCATCCCAGGGCAGAGGACCATGCCCCTAGTACTGGCCCCTCTGGGACTGCTttgcttggggaaaaaaaaagaaaaagaaaaaaatatattatgtattatattgaatcatatataattttttattgaaaatacgtGTTTTCTCTACAGTATATTTTCATTATAGTTTCCCTCCCtgaactcctcccagatccttcctacCTCCCCACTCACCAAATCAACATagaccttttattttaaaagtggaaaaTACCCACAAATGTCTACACTTCAACACCATAGCTTGGAAAGAGAGTCATTGGAGCCACTCCCTTCTTCTGACCCAGGATAGTATAATACATCCCCAGGCGCTTCCCCCTTGTTTGTTAGAGCTAAGGAGGGTTGAGGAAGCTGACCCTGCGTCCTGGTCTCACCCCTTGTATATGTGGGTCTGCTGATTTGGAAGACTCTACGTGTGGAGGCAGAACTCTTAGGTTTCAGCCCCCTGGATGTCCAgaagctggagaagaagctgtATCCAGACAGTCCCTTCCCAGAAGGCCGCCCTGGCCCTGTTGGAGCAGAGTCCTCTATGGACGGCTATATCCTAACCCACTAGAGCCCAGTGTCTGCAGAATTATCTTTTTTGTcagttccttctgtctgtctctcttctttgtcttcttgtcTTAGGATGGTTGAAGATGTGATGTCTGTGTGTTCTCTGTTGTAAGTAAATTTAATGTACTCTGCCTCTTGCACCCAGTGTGGGGCTTCTGTCTTGCTTCTGCTCGCAAGCCCTCTCCCTTTGTTCTCTGTGGTGACTGCTGTATTTCTGTGTAAAGCTTGGGAATGATGGGTGCAGGGCTCCCCTGAACCCAaggttacttttctgtttcatCTCCACACTGTGATTAGCATGAGACTGCTTGGCTGGGAAAAGGGAAAGGTGATCACTGCTGCCTGCTTGTCTGTAACAACCCTTCCCCCTgcttggtatttatttatttatttatttatttatttatttctaaatcttCATCAGAAGTCTATACATTGCTTTTTAACTCTTCATTCCATTCCTTTTTGCTGTAAGTTGGGCTGGCGGGTGACTGCTTGCAGTAGCAGGATGCTTTTATGTTAAAGCACTGCGTGAAGCCTGGCCAGAGACCACCAAGACTGGTTCTTGTGTTGTGAAGTACAACCATCTGGACTCTTGCAAATTCATTTTTTCAGAAATCTGAGAGGATGTGGGATCAGCTCAGAGCGAAGCCCACAGCTGAAATCCATTGCTAGAGTGGTCACTTACGTCTAGGCTGGATGTTAACCTTTCAGATCGGTGGGTAGCTTTGCCAGGCATTAATGCAGCTGGCTACCTTGTATGCCTCTGGTGCTCTGTATCCTAGCCAGGGCTCTGAACCTATGTGCTTTCTCCCCGCCCTTTCAGGGGAAGCTGACCTGGACCCAGGCTTCTggcagctcccctcccccattgaGTCTCCCAATGCTGGCCTACTCACGCAGCTTATTTAGTATTTAGTCACTTAGCAACTACAAAacagttatatatttatatgcatgaaTAAATATATGCCTTATGTTGGGACTAGACTGTTTTTATGGTAAATGCCATAAATGCAATAAATAAccatttatggtaattttttTAATGATCAAATGCCATTGTTGGAGTGTTCTATTTGAGAGTACACAAGGAAGGAACCTGGGTGCCAGATTTCTGTACCGACTTAGCTAATATGGAAAATAGAGGTGTGTGGTGGAGTTAAAGTTAgggacccccccacacacacctatgCTCCAGCTTTGCCAGGTTCTAAAACCATACTGGGGAGGGctggaaaacagaagggaagggcCAGTTTGCAGGTTGGAGgccttcatttttttattataaaaatgaccCCAAGAGCACGGTGACTAATGAACCAAGTAGTACTGTTTATGCTAAACTGGAATAGTATATACAATACTGCTTATGCCAAAACCATCCCTTTCTCCTGAGGCCAGTCTGATACTCCACCTCCATTACCTtgtatgaagaaagaaagagagagaaaggaaggaaggacggaaggaaggaaggaaggaagacagacagacagacagacagacaggaaaaggaaagaaaacaaaaaatagtgtAGAATCTGGTCCATTAACCATAGCCAGGGGAAAACATAAAATACCATCTTTCTCATCTCTGCCTCCAGTCAGAATCCTACCCAGCGTCTTCCAGAGCAGGACCCATTGTGCTCTCTGTTCCCGTGTACAAAGGGCTCACGGGATCCTCACAGGATCCAgagcttttctgtttctgtgtgagCTCCTCTGGCTGTTCATTAAGAGCTGTCTCTCCTTGCACATGTGCAGATTGGATGCTGTTAATTAGTGCCTTAAGCACACAGCCCTCCCCCAGCCTCAGCTGCCTCAGCAGTTAGGCTCCGCACCACAACTGGGCTTTTATAAAAGTAAGAGCGGTTAGTTAAATttagctgcatttttttttttctgggtcagCTCTCCAAAATGGCTTGTCTTTAAAGGTTTCCACCTTGGTGGGTCTTTCCCTAGGGGGGCAAAAGTACTATCAGTTAAAAAGTCAGAATGAGCTGTTGCCACAGATCCCTATAGCTGGGGTTTGGCAGGCCGGAGGGCTGGGAAGTTACCAGGTGCTTGGGAATGACCTGTGAccctattttatttacatttcctgtTTTATTTACAGTGACACATTTAGGGTGAAGAAGTCTCCAAAGCGGTCTCCTCTGTCTGATCCGCCTTCTCAGGTACGGCCCTCCCTGATCAGTATTACACTGCTGGGCAGGGAATTAATGctgctttgtgtgtgcatatacaccaggtacatgtacacacacacaccatgcatgcatatatgcgtATACACActcgtgcacatgtgcacatattccATGCACATACACCAAAACAGGCAGAACTAACTTTGGCAGGGCTTAGGGTGTGTGCTGAGGGGAGTCAGTTGTGAAGTGAGAGCTAGCTGCATTTTATAGCAGGGATTCTTCTAGTCCATTCTAGCCATTAAACCTGCTGAGACCTTGTATCAAGTTGAGAGATTCTTTTGAAAAATGGGTGAAAACTGAATATGTATCAGGAATAACAGGTTTTGCCATCAGAATTACAGCAGGAAAATGAGGGAAGCTTACCCTGAAGAAATGGtagcttggggctggagagatgactcagtggttaaaagcacttgctgctcttgccagggatccaagttcagttcccagcacccacatggtggttcataactgtCTGTACAAAAGTtctaacattctcttctggcctctgtggatatatatatacacacacacacatatacacacacaccacttatacatataaaataaatttttcccTCTTGGCTGTGTTTCTAATAAGCTCATGCCATGTCTTCCACCCCCTTTATAGACCAAGGAAGGTAATCAATCCTCAGGCAGGCTTGCTATTATTCCGGGTGATAAGACAAGTTGATCTTCAGATTCAAACCAGCTTCAGTTGCTGACCAGGTGGAACTAGGACCTTAGCTCCAGGCATAGGAGACTTCAGGTGCAATGGTAGCTCCTGAGTTCTCCCTGCCCTGTACAATGGCAGTAAAATCCCCTTCTTTCTCCAAAAGGACTGCTGTGAAGACTGTTAGACAGTTGCTGATACTGCTGTATAACTAACTGGGTTGTCTCTGACAACCAAGATAGAgacttattgttttgttttcgagacagggtctcactctagctctgactggcctggtacttattacatagcccaggctagcctcagtctCTTAGTATTGGGATCACAGCTGTGAACCACTATgagactttttgttgttgtcagtgctggggattgaactcagggctgtGTCCCTGCAAGACAAACACCATACCATGGAGCCACATCTCTAGACCTTGCAGAAAGAGTCCTATACTATAGCCCAGTTTAGTCTCACAGTCCcagctgtcctcctgcctcagcttctcaaatgctaggattataggcaggaGTCACCATGtccaattttttataaaaaaatttactatttaattaactaattttgaAAGCCCATGGTCACCCCCTGAAATCAACCATCAGTAAAGGAGATCATAGAGGAAAGAGGGTGCTTCCTTGAGAGGCCCTGTGGATCAGAGTCCCAAGGGAACAGATGGAGGGGTTTCTctggcttttggggggaggggggatgattTCTGATCAGGAGACTGGGTGAAAGAAAAGGCTGTCTCTTCTCCTTACAGGACCCCACTCCAGCTGCCACTCCTGAAGCACCCCCAGCGATCTCTACAGTGGTCCATGCCACAGATGAGGAAAAGCTGGCTGTCACTAGCCAGAAGTGGACGTGTATGACAGTGGACTTGGATGCTGACAAACAGGACTTCCCTCAGCCCTCGGACCTGTCTAACTTTGTAAATGAGACCAAATTCAATTCACCCTCAGAGGGTAAGCAACTCAGTGGCCAGCCAGACCCACACCTTGCCTTGGAGAATACTGTCCCTAGGGGGCAAAGAGCCAGAAAAGATACTTGCCAGCCAGGTAACCATTATCCGTGTGACAATCTGCACGCCTTCCCCTGTATGCAAAGCTATGGCTGGATAGCAGCTGTCCCTTGCCCCTACGATGCCTGCTGAGAATCAGACTAGAACCCTCTAACCCAGCTCCTGAACCCTCATTTGCTTGTTCTTGGCTGTATGGCTTAGATAACCTTTTGTAGCTCTGAAAGCCACCGATCCAAAGGAACATCTTTCACACTGATCTTTGACTGTAGGTCAACCCACCTCTGGGTCTTCTGGTGCCAACATTGTTCATGTCCCCCACAGGATGGGTGGCCATAATAGCTGCACATTTTAATCAAGCCTGGAGCCAGAGACTTaacaccccacacccacccctgctTGCTGATGAGAACTTGGTTGCTTTGGGAAGGTCCCAAGCACTTGTCTTATCTCGGTGTCTACCTTTATGCTGTGTGTTCAGTTTCTGCTTTCTCTCAGGTTGTTGGGTTTGAACGAGTCATATATCTTAGGGCTGGGGTGTCCTTATTTGGCAGAGTGCATCTGTGTATCCCTGCATAAACATTTTCCACTGCATAAACAGtgcatagtggcacacacatatactccaaGTAGtctggaaggtagagacaggagaactaGAGGCTCACCCTCCTTCCCCACCTTTGCCTGTCTCAGTCTTTGCCTGGAATCCACTCCTTTCCCTGCTTGCCCTTAATGCTTGATCTGGGGGCTCTTAAGACCATGATGAAGAAGTGTGTGCATTTCTTGTCCATCACTGGGCTGTTTGCTTACTGATTCCCTTCCATGTATCCACACTACTGTGAACATCATAGGAGCTGAAGATGGGTTTGAAGTCAAAGAAACGCAAGGCCAGAGCAGGTAAACAGTGGAGTGTTGGCTCAGTTGACCTCTGCAATGGCTGCCACCTCCATGAAGCACAGGGACCTGAGAAGGGAGAGAAGCCTAATGTCCCAGACACAACAGGATCATTTGGACACAAGTTTCTTACTGGCCACTTGGATAGCATCTCCAGTTTCCTGCTGGATCACCTCTCTTGTGCTAGATAAGAACCTTCTAAACGCCAGAAAAAAGCATTCAGAAGCCAGCTTGGGCTTGGTATGGAGAATGAACACATTTGATCTGGCCGTGTGTTGGTTATGAACTAAGACAGTTCACTAAACTCTTTGACAGTTGTTTCTGCAAAAATCCAGCaaatagagaagactgaaggagatgactcagtgggtcagAGTGCTTGCTATGTCAGTATGAGGACCTGCAGTCAAATCCCAAGAACCCCTGTAAAAGCCAGATGTGCAGGACAAGCATCTCATCACAGTCCTCTAGCAGAGAGGTGGGAACAGGGACAGGAGAGTCTCAGGAACCGTAATGGTCAGATGGTCTGCCATATTCatctagagaaaacaaaacaagaaaacccatCTCAAACAAGTTGAAGGCATAGTTGAAACTTGTCCTTTAATATCCATGCGTGCACTGTGTTGTGCACACacccatattcacacacatgaaaacatgaaattcacacacatgaatattcatatgcacacacatacatgtaatgtatatatgtgtgtgtatatgcatgtatatatatgtatatatgtgtgtgtacgcatgtatatatatgtatatatgtgtgtgtgtatatatatatatatatataaagagagagagtgagtgtgtgtgttcagcaAATAATATATCTAACTTTGAAACAAAACTCTCTTAAACCTACCCACTGAGAAAAATATCAGTAAAGATTTGGCAAGTGCCAATCTATTTTAGCTGTTGAATGACAGACTCCATCCACATGAAGACACCGGACCATGCCTTTGGGAGGCCTTGGCCCTGCTGTGTTCATCTCTGTGATGCACCCTGGATATAGAACCCCCTCATTAGGTCTTCTCTCTGGTTCCGCACATCAGACATCTGGGACACTGATGTGAATCTCAGAATGAATCAGTTCAGGGCTGCAGCTGTGGTCTGAGACTTCATCATACAGAAGTCACCAACCACAGGAAGAGGAAATACTGGGTTAGACATCATAATTACTATCTGAGTGCGCATTCACAACAATGGTAAATCTATAGGAGAGAGAAGTAAAGCAGGGACTGTTATTTTGCACACAGGGCTTCATTTTCTCTGAGCTCTGTGGTAGATCATGTAGTCCCCACTTTTAAGACTGAGGAAACAGAGGCTTAGCTCTGAGAGTGCCTGGCAAGCTCCGTGCATGCCAGGTCTGTGGTTTCATAGTTCTTTTCTGCTGTTGAGGTGAGGGCAGATCAGGCTTCCTGCTTTCATTTCTAGGATGAGGGTGTGAGCTAGTTCCTTCCTACCTGGGTGCACAAACATCTTTGAAGAGCTGCAAGTTGTCTTTGCTATTTTAAAACCCCAGAGGAAAGTAGTTTAGCAATTACCCACGGAGTTGCACTGTCTTGTTTGGGTTGAATGTCACCTTTCTGGGTTGTTTCCATAATCTCCTGGTGAGTACACACTCTGATTGACAGTTATGTATGCTCACCTGTTtaatgaatgcccttctcttctgcaCTGTTTGTAGGCATGGTAACGTGGAAACAAACCTGTTCTCTAAGGAGGAGAAGATTAGGAAACATTAGGCCAGCCTGTCTCTAGGACCTTACCCCTGCCTTAGGACCAGGAAACTCCGAGAGcagttgcttttattttgttctcaatgtatttatttttatttgtgtgtgaatatatacttatatgaGCTTATGTGCGTTGTGTATGTGCCCTTGGAATCCAGAGGATATTAGATCCCCAAAGGCTGGAGTAACAGGCCATTGTGAGCCTGTGTccagtgtgggtactgggaatcagacctcgtcctctggaagagtgttGCATattcttactgagccatctctgcagccctgcgTAATTGTTTTTAGACCCGGTGATCTGCATAGCCAGCTGGTGGTACCAACCCCCTATACACATCTGCTTTAGCTCCTTCTGCATCCAGCAGAGGGCAAGGTGTCCGTCTGGGTGGGTGCCATGTTTGTAGGTGAGTGTAGTCTTCTCATACTTCTCCAGGctctctgtccatccatctctcttttaaaaaataatcacttGTGTCAGAGGAACGTTGAATGAGCAACAGTAAGTCTGGTCGTCATTCTTCACATTTACACAGCTCATTGTAGGACTTCTGGGTTATACCTTGTCTTTTTGTAgttactgttttgtttggttttgattttcgagacagggtttctctgtgtagccttggctattccGGAaatagctctatagaccaggctggtctcaaacttacagagacccaccttcctctgcctctcaagtactgagcTTAAAGGCCAGTGCCACCACCACCTTGCCATTTTATCCAGGACAGCATGGTACTTGGTGTTTCATTTTGTCACTGTGTCAGTGAGTTCAGAGAAGGCTGGTCAGTTAATTTTGCTGGTCCTAGAAATGAAGACCCTTCGTCTTTTGCCTAGGGCATTCCCTAGCAAAGCTCTAGTGATCAGTTAGATCCTCTCTGTTTAGCCATACCCTAGTATTGGAGTAAGTCTCCAAAATGGTCCTTGGATATGAGAGGACTCTAAAAATAAGTATGGACCTCTTCAGTGTGGAATAGCCCTATGCTTCAGTGGCTCAGCCACTGAAGTTGTAAAGACATGAGCCACTTGGTACTAATGGTAGAACTCTTCCTGGCGTGGCCTGGCGTGGCCTGGGGCTAATTGCACTTGACTTTATCTGTGTGCCTACTCTGTGAGGTTTAGAATGTAAAGCAGATgagattttcttccctttttccctccctcccttccttccttccttccttccttccttccttccttccttccttccttccttcctccttccttctgtcaTTCCTTCTATcattccttccatccttccattcATGTATTAGGAAGGTACATAGGGCACTGTACATACTCTGCAAACattcccactgagctacatccccagcccattTTGAAACAAGTCTCCTtattaagttgcccaggctgcctttgaacctAACTGTGGCCCAGGAAGGCCTTGAACCCACATACTCTCTACCAAGTAACAGATTACAGGACCTCAAGAGAGATCCCTAAAACCGGCTTTACTGAGATATTCTCTCAGAATGTCAGACACACGCCTCAAAGCCACTGGTAGCACTGAGGGCAATGAGCATCCGACAAAGCAAAGCTGAAGGCGTTCTCGGGGGTCAGCGAGGGGCTGCTGATGTCCCTGTGGGGCTCTGCAGGTACAATACAGttcccagatgtctctgtggcatTTGTCTATGTGCAGCCTTTGAGAGTTAGGAGAAGGAGACCCGAAAGCACGTGTGCCTTCCAGACCTTGCTTTTGGGTCTGCCCATTGCTGACCTGTGTGTGGACACATGGCTTCGTTGCCTTGGGTCTCGTTCACATTTCCAAGGGCCAAAACTTCTACCAGCAGGAAGCTTACAGACTGAAAATAGCTGAACTGTGCCTCTCTAGGGGCTGGATCTGAGGACACCATCAGTGATGGCCCCTGAGTCCTCTGCTAGGTCAGGTCCTTCCATCTTCCCCCTGTACTCatcttgcctgtttgttttcagaGCTGGACTACAGAAACTCCTATGAAATTGAATACATGGAAAAGCTTGGCTCCTCCTTACCTGTGAGTTCATCCTATACACTGGCCTGGCAGAGGCTTCTGTGGGgtctccagcaaggctgcacagGGTCCCTCAGAGTTGCCCCATCACATAGAGATGCCAGTCCTCATTCCTAGGCTCATTGCTCCAGGCCTTGAAACACTAATATGACCCCCTTACTGATAACTCCTGGCTTCCCTTTTAGCCACACTTTGTACAGTCAGTACCCAGAGCCACCTGAGCTCTCTTACAGGCCTTCTGAACCGCAGCCCTGGTTATGGTGTCTGCTCATGGCCCTCCTGCCCAGCCAAGGAGAAAAGAAGCCATTTgtcatttctgtctctttctttggggtctgtcttagttacttttctgtcactgtgatgaaacacttaTGACCAAGGGAACCTGTAAAAGAGTTAATTTGGGCTTAGGTTCAAAGAGGCTCGGAGCCCATGACAGCAGATCAGAGGCACATCGTAAACCGCAAGCAAGAAGCAGTCTTTAAACTTTCGGAAGCCACCTCCAATAACACACCTTCCTCcggcaaggccacacctcctaaatctCCCAAACACCACCATTTgagggccaagtattcaaatgcccaagactggGGGACGTCTCATTTAAACCTCCACAGGCCCTAGTGACCATGCTCATCACTGGGGTCAGCACCGTCTGATACTCCAGTGTGAGGAACTGAGA from Arvicanthis niloticus isolate mArvNil1 chromosome 1, mArvNil1.pat.X, whole genome shotgun sequence carries:
- the Tacc2 gene encoding transforming acidic coiled-coil-containing protein 2 isoform X10, which gives rise to MGGSQSLQPAPASDLNLEVSEAMSSDSEEAFETPESTTPVKAPPAPPPPPPEVTPEPEVIDPPAPEEPGCISEPVVVPDGPRSESVEGSPFRPSHSSSAVFDEDKPIASSGTYNLDFDSIELVDNFQSLEPCSADYKGQECKVSTRRKSTESVPPSKSTLSRSLSLQASDFDGASCPGSPEAGTLATDACGTGSNSASSTLKRTKKTRPPSLKKKQATKKPTETPPVKETQQEPDEESPVPSEEHLAPETKTESATPEGTGCTLSEESPLESTAVPTATCPLTLESTEDVSPPVSGGGRVQNSPPVGRKSVPLTTASEAVEVTLSDSGGQEDLPAKGLSVRLEFDYSEDKGSWESQQENAPPTKKIGKKPVAKMPLRRPKMKKTPEKLDNTPASPPRSPTEPSDTPIAKGTYTFDIDKWDDPNFNPFSSTSKMQESPKLSQQSYNFDPDACEESLDPFKASSKTPSSPSKSPASFEIPASTIEADGDGLNKPAKKKKTPLKTDTFRVKKSPKRSPLSDPPSQDPTPAATPEAPPAISTVVHATDEEKLAVTSQKWTCMTVDLDADKQDFPQPSDLSNFVNETKFNSPSEELDYRNSYEIEYMEKLGSSLPQDDDAPKKQALYLMFDTPQESPVKSPPVRMSDSPTPCSGSSFEDTEALVNAATKLQHPVTRGLASNQEPLLQVPEKSSQKELEAMALGTPAEAIEITAPEGAFASADALLSRLAHPASLCGALGYLEPDLAEKNPPVFAQKLQEELEFAVMRIEALKLARQIALASRSRQDTKREAAHPPDVSISKTALYSCIGPTEVEKPPGLLFQQPDLDSALQVARAEVIAKEREVSEWRDKYEESRREVVEMRKIVAEYEKTIAQMIEDEQREKSISHQTVQQLVLEKEQALADLNSVEKSLADLFRRYEKMKEVLEGFRKNEEVLKKCAQEYLSRVKKEEQRYQALKVHAEEKLDRANAEIAQVRGKAQQEQAAYQASLRKEQLRVDALERTLEQKNKEIEELTKICDELIAKMGKS